A stretch of Pseudomonas sp. LS.1a DNA encodes these proteins:
- the fliI gene encoding flagellar protein export ATPase FliI — protein sequence MHLERTSFGKRLGSYAEAIELPVQPIVEGRLLRMVGLTLEAEGLRAAVGSRCLVINDDSYHPVQVEAEVMGFAGPKVFLMPVGSIVGIAPGARVVPLDDGGRLPMGMSMLGRVLDGAGRALDGKGGMKAEDWVPMDGPVINPLNRDPISKPLDVGIRSINGLLTVGRGQRLGLFAGTGVGKSVLLGMMTRFTEAEIIVVGLIGERGREVKEFIEHILGEEGLKRSVVVASPADDAPLMRLRAAMYCTRIAEYFRDKGKNVLLLMDSLTRFAQAQREIALAIGEPPATRGYPPSVFAKLPKLVERAGNGEPGGGSITAFYTVLSEGDDQQDPIADSARGVLDGHFVLSRRLAEEGHYPAIDIEASISRVMPQVVDADHLRQAQKFKQLWSRLSQSRDLISVGAYVAGGDPETDLAIALQSKLVDFLRQGLRENVGMAQSREQLGAIFTPPAG from the coding sequence ATGCACCTTGAGCGCACCAGTTTCGGCAAGCGCCTGGGCAGTTATGCCGAGGCCATCGAACTGCCGGTCCAGCCCATCGTCGAAGGCCGCCTGCTGCGCATGGTCGGCCTCACCCTGGAAGCCGAAGGCTTGCGCGCCGCAGTCGGCAGCCGCTGCCTGGTGATCAATGACGACAGCTACCACCCGGTGCAGGTCGAAGCCGAAGTCATGGGCTTTGCCGGGCCCAAGGTATTCCTCATGCCCGTCGGCAGCATCGTCGGTATCGCCCCCGGCGCCCGTGTGGTGCCGCTGGATGACGGCGGTCGCCTGCCCATGGGCATGAGCATGCTCGGCCGGGTGCTCGACGGCGCTGGCCGCGCGCTGGATGGCAAGGGCGGGATGAAGGCCGAGGACTGGGTGCCGATGGACGGCCCAGTGATCAACCCGCTGAACCGCGACCCCATCAGCAAGCCGCTGGACGTTGGCATTCGCAGCATCAATGGGTTGTTGACCGTCGGTCGCGGCCAGCGTCTGGGCCTGTTCGCCGGTACCGGTGTGGGCAAGTCGGTGTTGCTGGGCATGATGACCCGCTTCACCGAAGCCGAGATCATCGTCGTTGGCCTGATCGGTGAGCGGGGCCGCGAGGTCAAGGAATTCATCGAGCATATTCTGGGTGAAGAAGGCCTCAAGCGCTCGGTGGTGGTGGCTTCGCCCGCCGACGATGCGCCGCTGATGCGCCTGCGCGCCGCCATGTACTGCACACGTATTGCCGAGTACTTCCGCGACAAGGGCAAGAACGTGTTGCTGCTGATGGACTCGCTGACCCGTTTCGCCCAGGCCCAGCGGGAAATTGCCCTGGCCATCGGCGAACCGCCGGCTACCCGGGGTTACCCGCCGTCGGTGTTCGCCAAGCTGCCCAAGCTGGTGGAGCGGGCGGGCAATGGCGAGCCGGGGGGTGGTTCGATCACCGCGTTCTACACCGTCTTGTCCGAGGGCGATGACCAGCAGGACCCGATTGCCGACTCGGCGCGCGGCGTACTCGATGGCCACTTCGTACTGTCGCGCCGGCTGGCCGAGGAGGGTCATTACCCGGCCATCGACATCGAAGCCTCGATCAGCCGGGTCATGCCCCAGGTGGTCGATGCCGACCATCTGCGCCAGGCGCAGAAGTTCAAGCAGTTGTGGTCGCGCCTGTCGCAAAGCCGCGACCTGATCAGCGTGGGCGCCTATGTGGCCGGAGGCGACCCGGAAACCGACCTGGCCATTGCCCTGCAATCGAAGCTGGTGGATTTTTTGCGCCAGGGCCTGCGCGAAAACGTGGGCATGGCGCAAAGCCGCGAACAGTTGGGGGCGATCTTCACGCCCCCGGCAGGCTGA
- the fliH gene encoding flagellar assembly protein FliH codes for MPTKEHHPSDLIRARDLEGVDVWALPSFDPEPEPEPEPEPEPEVIEEEVEEVPLEEVQPLTLEELEAIRQEAYNEGFATGEREGFHSTQLKVRQEAEEALKAKLESLERLMANLMEPIAEQDTQIEKALVHLVAHMTRQVIGRELRGDSSQITQVLREALKLLPMGADNIRIHLNPQDFELAKALRERHEESWRLLEDSALLPGGCRIETAHSRIDATMETRIEKAVAQLFDQLHDHSLHPAAPDMSIDLDTPPDRTVDSPDAP; via the coding sequence ATGCCCACCAAAGAACATCACCCCAGCGACCTGATCCGTGCCCGCGACCTCGAGGGCGTGGACGTGTGGGCGCTGCCCAGCTTCGACCCGGAACCGGAGCCTGAACCCGAACCAGAGCCGGAACCCGAGGTCATCGAGGAAGAAGTCGAGGAAGTGCCGCTGGAAGAAGTCCAGCCGCTGACCCTGGAAGAACTCGAGGCCATCCGCCAGGAAGCCTACAACGAAGGCTTCGCCACCGGTGAGCGCGAGGGCTTCCACAGCACCCAGCTCAAGGTTCGCCAGGAAGCCGAAGAGGCCCTGAAAGCCAAGCTGGAAAGCCTTGAACGGCTGATGGCCAACCTGATGGAGCCGATCGCCGAACAAGACACGCAGATCGAGAAAGCCCTGGTCCACCTGGTGGCGCACATGACCCGCCAGGTGATCGGTCGCGAACTGCGGGGCGATTCCAGCCAGATCACCCAGGTACTGCGCGAAGCGCTCAAGCTGCTGCCCATGGGCGCGGACAATATCCGCATCCACCTCAACCCGCAGGATTTCGAGCTGGCCAAGGCCCTGCGCGAACGCCATGAGGAAAGCTGGCGGCTGCTGGAAGACAGCGCGCTGCTACCGGGCGGTTGCCGCATCGAGACCGCCCACAGTCGCATCGACGCGACCATGGAGACTCGCATCGAGAAGGCCGTGGCGCAACTGTTCGACCAGTTGCACGACCATTCGCTGCACCCGGCGGCACCGGACATGTCGATAGACCTGGACACCCCGCCAGACCGCACCGTGGACAGCCCAGATGCACCTTGA
- the fliG gene encoding flagellar motor switch protein FliG, which yields MSDNRAVTAKLSRVDKAAILLLSLGETDAAQVLRHMGPKEVQRVGVAMAQMGNVHRDQVEQVMSEFVEIVGDQTSLGVGSDAYIRKMLNQALGEDKANGLVDRILLGGNTSGLDSLKWMEPRAVADVIRYEHPQIQAIVVAYLDPDQAGEVLSNFDHKVRLDIVLRVSSLNTVQPAALKELNQILEKQFSGNSNAARTTLGGIKRAADIMNFLDSSVEGALMDAIREIDSDLSEQIEDLMFVFNNLADVDDRGIQALLREVSSDVLVVSLKGADERVKDKIFKNMSKRASELLRDDLEAKGPVRVSDVETAQKEILTIARRMAEAGEIVLGGKGAEEMI from the coding sequence ATGAGTGATAACCGAGCCGTTACCGCCAAGCTGAGCCGCGTCGACAAGGCGGCGATCCTCCTGCTTTCGCTGGGCGAGACCGATGCGGCCCAGGTGCTGCGGCACATGGGGCCCAAGGAAGTGCAGCGGGTGGGCGTGGCCATGGCGCAGATGGGCAATGTGCACCGTGACCAGGTCGAGCAAGTGATGAGCGAGTTCGTCGAAATCGTCGGCGACCAGACCAGCCTGGGCGTGGGCTCCGATGCCTACATCCGCAAGATGCTCAACCAGGCCCTGGGCGAGGACAAGGCCAACGGCCTGGTCGACCGCATCCTGCTCGGTGGCAACACCAGTGGCCTGGACAGCCTCAAGTGGATGGAGCCGCGCGCCGTGGCCGACGTGATCCGCTACGAGCACCCGCAGATCCAGGCCATCGTGGTCGCCTACCTCGACCCCGACCAGGCCGGCGAAGTGCTGAGCAACTTCGACCACAAGGTGCGCCTGGACATCGTCTTGCGCGTGTCGTCGCTGAACACCGTGCAACCGGCGGCATTGAAGGAGCTGAACCAGATCCTCGAGAAGCAGTTCTCGGGCAACTCCAACGCGGCGCGTACCACCCTGGGCGGCATCAAGCGTGCTGCCGACATCATGAACTTCCTCGACAGCTCGGTGGAAGGTGCACTGATGGACGCGATCCGCGAGATCGACAGCGACCTGTCGGAGCAGATCGAAGACCTGATGTTCGTCTTCAACAACCTGGCCGATGTCGACGACCGTGGCATCCAGGCGCTGCTGCGCGAAGTGTCGTCCGACGTGCTGGTGGTGTCGCTCAAGGGCGCCGACGAGCGGGTCAAGGACAAGATCTTCAAGAACATGTCCAAGCGTGCCTCGGAGCTGCTGCGCGACGACCTGGAGGCCAAGGGGCCGGTACGGGTCAGCGATGTGGAAACGGCGCAGAAGGAAATCCTCACCATCGCCCGCCGCATGGCCGAGGCCGGCGAGATCGTGCTCGGCGGCAAGGGCGCCGAGGAAATGATCTAA
- the fliF gene encoding flagellar basal-body MS-ring/collar protein FliF yields MAEAVVDNAPAKSGPPAAKPPLFGMAFLENIAQMPMLRQIGLMVGLAASVAIGFAVVLWSQQPDYRPLYGSLAGMDTKQVMDTLAAADIPYNVEPNSGALLVKADDLSRARLKLAAAGVAPSDGNVGFELLDKEQGLGTSQFMEATRYRRSLEGELARTVSSLNNVKGARVHLAIPKSSVFVRDERKPSASVLVELYPGRALEAGQVMAIVNLVATSVPELDKSQVTVVDQKGNLLSEQIQDTALTQAGKQFDYSRRVESMLTQRVHNILQPVLGNDRYKAEVSADLDFSAVESTSEQFNPDQPALRSEQSVDEQRASSQGPQGVPGALSNQPPGPASAPQTTGGAATPAAAIQPGQPLVDANGQQIMDPATGQPMLAPYPSDKRQQSTKNFELDRSISHTRQQQGRMTRLSVAVVVDDQVKIDPATGDTTRAPWGAEDLARFTRLVQDAVGFDASRGDSVTVINVPFAADRGEEIADIAFYQQPWFWDIVKQVLGVVFILVLVFGVLRPVLNNITGGGKQAAPDSDMELGGMMGLDGELANDRVSLGGPTSILLPSPSEGYEAQLNAIKGLVAEDPGRVAQVVKEWINADE; encoded by the coding sequence ATGGCTGAAGCAGTCGTCGACAACGCCCCCGCCAAAAGCGGCCCGCCAGCGGCCAAACCACCGCTGTTCGGCATGGCGTTTCTGGAAAACATCGCGCAGATGCCCATGCTGCGTCAGATCGGCCTCATGGTCGGCCTGGCCGCCAGCGTGGCGATCGGCTTTGCCGTGGTGCTGTGGTCGCAACAACCCGATTACCGCCCGCTGTACGGCAGCCTGGCGGGTATGGACACCAAGCAGGTCATGGACACCCTGGCCGCTGCCGACATCCCTTACAACGTTGAGCCCAATTCCGGCGCTCTGCTGGTCAAGGCCGACGACCTCTCCCGTGCGCGCCTGAAGCTGGCGGCTGCTGGTGTGGCGCCGAGCGATGGCAATGTCGGCTTCGAGCTGCTCGACAAGGAGCAGGGCCTGGGCACCAGCCAGTTCATGGAAGCCACCCGTTACCGTCGCAGCCTGGAAGGCGAACTGGCGCGTACCGTGTCCAGCCTGAACAACGTCAAGGGCGCGCGCGTGCACCTGGCTATCCCGAAAAGTTCGGTGTTCGTGCGTGACGAACGCAAGCCCAGTGCCTCGGTACTGGTCGAGCTGTACCCGGGCCGTGCCCTGGAAGCCGGGCAGGTGATGGCCATCGTCAACCTGGTCGCCACCAGCGTGCCGGAACTGGACAAGTCCCAGGTCACCGTGGTCGACCAGAAGGGCAACCTGCTGTCCGAGCAGATCCAGGACACCGCCCTGACCCAGGCAGGCAAGCAGTTCGACTACAGCCGCCGGGTGGAAAGCATGCTCACCCAGCGGGTGCACAACATCCTGCAGCCGGTGCTGGGCAATGACCGCTACAAGGCCGAAGTGTCCGCCGACCTCGACTTCAGCGCGGTCGAGTCCACCTCCGAGCAGTTCAACCCCGACCAGCCGGCGCTGCGCAGCGAGCAGTCGGTCGACGAGCAACGTGCCAGCAGCCAGGGCCCGCAAGGTGTGCCCGGCGCGCTGAGCAACCAGCCGCCAGGCCCTGCCTCGGCACCGCAGACCACTGGTGGTGCCGCTACCCCGGCCGCGGCCATCCAGCCTGGCCAGCCGCTGGTGGATGCCAACGGCCAGCAGATCATGGACCCGGCCACCGGTCAGCCAATGCTCGCGCCGTACCCGTCGGACAAGCGCCAGCAAAGCACCAAGAACTTCGAGCTGGACCGTTCCATCAGCCACACCCGCCAGCAGCAGGGGCGCATGACCCGCCTGTCGGTGGCGGTGGTGGTGGACGACCAGGTCAAGATCGACCCGGCCACCGGCGACACCACCCGTGCGCCGTGGGGCGCCGAGGACCTGGCACGCTTCACCCGCCTGGTGCAGGATGCGGTCGGCTTCGATGCCAGCCGTGGCGACAGCGTGACGGTGATCAACGTGCCATTCGCCGCCGACCGTGGCGAAGAGATCGCCGACATCGCCTTCTACCAGCAGCCGTGGTTCTGGGACATCGTCAAGCAGGTGCTGGGCGTAGTGTTCATCCTGGTGCTGGTGTTCGGTGTGCTGCGGCCGGTGTTGAACAACATTACAGGGGGCGGCAAGCAGGCTGCCCCGGACAGCGACATGGAGCTGGGCGGCATGATGGGTCTGGATGGCGAACTGGCCAACGACCGCGTCAGTCTGGGTGGCCCGACAAGCATTCTGCTGCCTAGCCCGAGCGAGGGTTACGAGGCACAGCTCAACGCAATCAAAGGCCTGGTGGCCGAAGACCCGGGCCGCGTTGCCCAGGTCGTGAAAGAGTGGATCAACGCCGATGAGTGA
- the fliE gene encoding flagellar hook-basal body complex protein FliE, which yields MSQGVEFNRLMLDMRAMQADAMSLPKVAAAPELAPGQSTFADMLGQAIGKVHETQQASTQLANAFEIGKSGVDLTDVMIASQKASVSMQALTQVRNKLVQAYQDIMQMPV from the coding sequence ATGAGCCAAGGTGTTGAATTCAATCGTCTGATGTTGGACATGCGGGCCATGCAGGCCGATGCCATGTCGCTGCCCAAGGTGGCCGCAGCCCCCGAGCTGGCACCGGGGCAGAGTACCTTTGCCGACATGCTCGGCCAGGCCATCGGCAAGGTGCATGAGACGCAGCAGGCTTCGACCCAGTTGGCCAACGCCTTCGAGATCGGCAAGAGTGGCGTCGACCTGACCGACGTGATGATCGCTTCGCAAAAGGCCAGCGTGTCGATGCAGGCCCTGACCCAGGTACGCAACAAGCTGGTCCAGGCGTACCAGGACATCATGCAGATGCCGGTTTGA
- a CDS encoding sigma-54-dependent transcriptional regulator, with the protein MAIKVLLVEDDRVLRQALGDTLEIGGFDYLAVGSAEEALEAVLEEAFSLVVSDVNMPGMDGHQLLAQLRRQHPQLPVLLMTAHAAVERAVEAMRQGAADYLVKPFEPKALLSLVERHAAGRVVEEEGPVACEPASRQLLELAARVARSDSTVLISGESGTGKEVLARYIHQQSPRAAQPFVAINCAAIPDNMLEATLFGHEKGAFTGAIAAQAGKFEQAEGGTLLLDEISEMPMALQAKLLRVLQEREVERVGGRKPISLDIRVLATTNRDLAGEVAAGRFREDLYYRLSVFPLAWRPLRERPGDILQLAERLLARHVAKMKHAPVRLSPQARACLQTYAWPGNVRELDNALQRALILQQGGVIEAADFCLAGAIPLSASIEPSPEVVVEAGGLGDDMRRHEYQMIIDTLRAERGRRKEAAERLGISPRTLRYKLAQMRDAGFDVEASLFG; encoded by the coding sequence GTGGCGATCAAGGTACTGCTGGTCGAGGACGACCGCGTATTGCGCCAGGCATTGGGCGATACCCTGGAAATCGGCGGTTTCGACTACCTGGCGGTGGGCAGTGCCGAGGAGGCGCTGGAGGCGGTGCTGGAAGAGGCTTTCAGCCTGGTGGTCAGTGATGTGAACATGCCTGGCATGGATGGGCACCAACTGCTGGCCCAGCTGCGCCGCCAGCACCCGCAATTGCCCGTGTTGCTGATGACCGCGCATGCCGCGGTGGAGCGTGCCGTCGAGGCGATGCGCCAGGGGGCCGCCGACTATCTGGTCAAGCCGTTCGAGCCCAAGGCGTTGCTCAGCCTGGTCGAGCGGCATGCCGCCGGGCGGGTGGTTGAAGAAGAAGGCCCGGTGGCGTGCGAGCCGGCCAGTCGTCAGCTGCTGGAGCTGGCCGCGCGCGTGGCGCGCAGTGACTCGACCGTGCTGATTTCCGGCGAGTCCGGCACCGGCAAGGAAGTGCTGGCGCGTTACATTCACCAGCAGTCGCCGCGGGCGGCGCAGCCCTTCGTGGCAATCAACTGCGCGGCCATCCCTGACAACATGCTCGAGGCCACCCTGTTCGGCCACGAGAAGGGTGCCTTTACCGGCGCCATTGCTGCCCAGGCCGGCAAGTTCGAGCAGGCCGAAGGCGGCACTCTGCTGCTAGATGAAATCTCGGAAATGCCAATGGCCTTGCAGGCCAAGCTGCTGCGCGTGCTGCAGGAGCGCGAGGTGGAGCGGGTAGGCGGGCGCAAGCCGATCAGCCTGGATATCCGCGTGCTGGCCACCACCAACCGTGACCTGGCTGGCGAAGTGGCTGCCGGGCGTTTCCGTGAAGACCTGTACTACCGCCTGTCGGTGTTCCCTCTGGCCTGGCGCCCGCTGCGCGAACGCCCAGGGGACATCCTGCAACTGGCCGAGCGCCTGTTGGCGCGTCATGTGGCGAAGATGAAGCATGCCCCGGTTCGCCTGTCGCCCCAGGCCCGGGCCTGCCTGCAGACGTATGCCTGGCCGGGCAACGTGCGCGAACTGGACAACGCTTTGCAACGGGCGCTGATCCTGCAGCAGGGCGGGGTGATCGAGGCGGCGGATTTTTGTCTGGCAGGCGCCATTCCATTGTCGGCTAGCATCGAGCCATCCCCTGAGGTGGTGGTCGAGGCTGGCGGGCTGGGCGATGACATGCGTCGTCATGAGTACCAGATGATCATCGACACCCTGCGCGCCGAGCGCGGTCGCCGCAAAGAGGCGGCCGAACGCCTGGGGATAAGCCCGCGCACCTTGCGCTACAAGCTGGCACAGATGCGTGATGCCGGATTCGACGTCGAGGCCAGTCTGTTCGGCTGA
- a CDS encoding sensor histidine kinase — protein MPQAAHVSRAPVPQGRTPVEQESRQGVEQAFALFNQVSSQLSQSYSLLEARVSELKGELAVVSAQRIDELGEKERLANRLQNLLDLLPGGVIVIDGQGLVREANPAACELLGEPLVGQLWRQVIARSFAPRKDDGHEVSLRDGRRLSIATRSLDAEPGQLVLLNDLTETRRLQDQLARHERLSSLGRMVASLAHQIRTPLSAAMLYASHLADPEQDLGAETRQRFAGTLKERLHELEHQVRDMLVFARGELPLGDRVTPKALFQALQQAAQAHVQGHAVRWQCDSHLGELLCNRDTLVGALLNLIENALQASDGPARLKVHLFRRERSLQLCISDAGSGIDADLLGRLGEPFLTTKATGTGLGLAVVKAVVRAHQGKIGLRSKVGRGTCVRVELPLIDGQLAEGM, from the coding sequence ATGCCCCAGGCCGCCCACGTATCCCGAGCCCCCGTTCCGCAGGGGCGAACCCCGGTCGAGCAGGAAAGTCGCCAGGGTGTCGAGCAGGCCTTCGCCCTGTTCAATCAGGTATCCAGCCAGCTGAGCCAGTCCTACAGCCTGCTCGAAGCCCGGGTCAGCGAGCTCAAGGGTGAGCTGGCAGTGGTCAGCGCCCAGCGCATCGACGAACTTGGCGAAAAGGAACGCCTGGCCAACCGCCTGCAGAACCTGCTGGACCTGCTGCCCGGCGGGGTGATCGTGATCGATGGCCAGGGCTTGGTACGCGAAGCCAACCCGGCCGCCTGCGAATTGCTCGGCGAGCCGCTGGTTGGCCAGCTGTGGCGCCAGGTGATCGCCCGCAGCTTTGCCCCGCGCAAGGATGATGGTCACGAAGTCTCGCTGCGCGACGGTCGCCGTCTGTCCATTGCCACCCGCTCGCTGGATGCCGAGCCCGGCCAGTTGGTGCTGCTCAACGACCTGACCGAGACCCGCCGGCTGCAAGATCAGTTGGCCCGCCACGAGCGCCTGTCGTCGCTGGGGCGCATGGTCGCCTCGCTGGCGCACCAGATCCGCACGCCACTGTCGGCGGCCATGCTCTACGCCAGCCACCTGGCTGACCCTGAACAAGACCTGGGTGCGGAAACCCGCCAGCGCTTTGCCGGTACCCTGAAAGAACGCCTGCACGAACTGGAGCACCAGGTGCGCGACATGCTGGTGTTCGCCCGTGGCGAGCTGCCGCTGGGTGATCGGGTCACGCCAAAAGCCCTGTTCCAGGCCTTGCAGCAAGCGGCTCAAGCGCATGTGCAAGGGCACGCGGTGCGCTGGCAGTGCGACAGCCACCTGGGTGAACTGCTGTGCAACCGCGACACCCTGGTCGGTGCCCTGCTCAACCTGATCGAAAATGCGCTGCAAGCCAGCGACGGCCCGGCGCGACTGAAAGTGCACCTGTTCCGCCGCGAGCGTAGCCTGCAGTTGTGCATCAGCGACGCCGGCAGTGGCATCGACGCAGACCTGCTCGGCCGCCTGGGTGAGCCGTTCCTGACCACCAAGGCCACTGGCACTGGCCTGGGCCTGGCGGTGGTCAAGGCGGTGGTGCGCGCGCACCAGGGCAAGATCGGCCTGCGTTCGAAGGTCGGTCGTGGCACCTGTGTGCGGGTGGAGCTGCCGTTGATCGACGGGCAACTGGCGGAGGGCATGTAG
- the fleQ gene encoding transcriptional regulator FleQ, whose amino-acid sequence MWRETKILLIDDDSARRRDLAVVLNFLGEENLACSSQDWQQVVEPLSSSREVLCVLIGTVNAPGNLLGLVKTVAGWDEFLPVLLLGEISSAEFPEDLRRRVLSNLEMPPSYSQLLDSLHRAQVYREMYDQARERGRQREPNLFRSLVGTSRAIQHVRQMMQQVADTDASVLILGESGTGKEVVARNLHYHSKRREAPFVPVNCGAIPAELLESELFGHEKGAFTGAITSRAGRFELANGGTLFLDEIGDMPLPMQVKLLRVLQERTFERVGSNKTQSIDVRIIAATHKNLETMIEEGTFREDLYYRLNVFPIEMAPLRERVEDIPLLMNELISRMEHEKRGSIRFNSASIMSLCRHGWPGNVRELANLVERMAIMHPYGVIGVSELPKKFRYVDDEDEQMVDSLRSDLEERVAINGHTPNFSGHAMLPPEGLDLKDYLGSLEQGLIQQALDDANGIVARAAERLRIRRTTLVEKMRKYGMSRQGGEEQAED is encoded by the coding sequence ATGTGGCGTGAAACCAAGATTCTGCTGATCGACGACGACAGCGCACGCCGCCGCGACCTGGCGGTGGTGCTGAACTTTCTCGGCGAAGAAAACCTCGCTTGCTCCAGCCAGGACTGGCAGCAAGTGGTCGAGCCGTTGTCTTCGAGTCGCGAAGTGCTGTGCGTGCTCATTGGCACTGTAAACGCTCCGGGCAATCTCCTTGGGCTCGTTAAGACAGTGGCAGGGTGGGATGAGTTCCTTCCAGTTCTGCTTTTAGGTGAAATTTCTTCTGCGGAGTTCCCGGAAGACCTTCGCCGCCGGGTGCTTTCCAATTTGGAAATGCCGCCAAGCTACAGCCAACTGCTGGATTCGCTGCACCGTGCCCAGGTCTATCGCGAGATGTACGACCAGGCGCGCGAGCGTGGGCGCCAGCGCGAACCCAACCTGTTCCGCAGCCTGGTTGGCACCAGTCGTGCCATCCAGCACGTGCGGCAGATGATGCAGCAGGTGGCCGATACCGATGCCAGCGTGCTGATCCTGGGTGAGTCCGGCACCGGCAAGGAAGTGGTTGCGCGCAACCTGCACTACCATTCCAAGCGCCGCGAAGCGCCATTCGTGCCGGTCAACTGCGGCGCGATCCCGGCCGAACTGCTGGAAAGCGAACTGTTCGGCCACGAGAAGGGCGCCTTTACCGGGGCGATCACCAGCCGTGCCGGGCGTTTCGAGCTGGCCAACGGCGGCACCCTGTTCCTCGACGAAATCGGCGACATGCCGTTGCCGATGCAGGTCAAGCTGCTGCGCGTGCTGCAGGAGCGTACCTTCGAGCGCGTGGGTAGCAACAAGACCCAGAGCATCGATGTGCGCATCATCGCCGCGACCCACAAGAACCTCGAGACCATGATCGAGGAGGGTACGTTCCGCGAAGACCTGTACTACCGCCTCAACGTGTTCCCCATCGAGATGGCGCCGCTGCGCGAGCGGGTGGAAGACATCCCGCTGCTGATGAACGAGCTGATCTCGCGCATGGAGCACGAGAAGCGCGGCTCCATCCGCTTCAACTCGGCATCGATCATGTCGCTGTGTCGCCATGGCTGGCCGGGCAACGTGCGCGAGCTGGCCAACCTGGTCGAGCGTATGGCGATCATGCACCCCTATGGGGTGATTGGCGTGTCCGAGCTGCCGAAGAAATTCCGTTACGTCGATGACGAAGACGAGCAGATGGTCGACAGCCTGCGCAGCGACCTGGAAGAGCGTGTGGCGATCAACGGCCATACGCCGAATTTCAGCGGCCACGCCATGCTGCCGCCTGAAGGCCTGGACCTGAAGGACTACCTGGGTAGCCTGGAGCAGGGCCTGATCCAGCAGGCGCTGGACGATGCCAACGGTATCGTTGCGCGCGCGGCTGAACGTTTGCGCATTCGTCGTACCACCCTGGTCGAGAAGATGCGCAAGTACGGCATGAGCCGTCAGGGTGGCGAGGAACAGGCGGAGGATTGA
- a CDS encoding flagellar protein FliT encodes MNALQRLDDTCDALIGALGERDWDAIAKLDVACRACIDEVLKTHAMDQALLREKLEGVLQVYRSLIDVTTGERQAIAEEMMRINQAKNASKVYHLFS; translated from the coding sequence GTGAACGCACTGCAACGCCTCGATGACACCTGCGATGCCCTGATCGGCGCCTTGGGTGAGCGTGACTGGGATGCCATTGCCAAGCTGGATGTGGCCTGCCGTGCGTGCATCGACGAGGTGCTGAAAACCCATGCGATGGACCAGGCGTTGCTGCGCGAGAAGCTGGAAGGGGTGCTGCAGGTCTACCGCAGTCTGATCGATGTGACAACCGGTGAACGCCAGGCTATTGCCGAAGAGATGATGCGGATCAATCAGGCGAAAAATGCTTCGAAGGTTTACCATCTCTTCAGTTAA
- the fliS gene encoding flagellar export chaperone FliS: MNPMRALRQYQKVNSHAQISEATPHRLVQMLMEGGLDRMAQAKGAMARGDIAEKGLMLGKAIDIIIGLRDGLSPEKSENPEYVEKLDALYVYMTNRLMQANVDNDAGIIDEVAQLLITVKSGWDGIADAQPAS, encoded by the coding sequence ATGAATCCCATGAGAGCCCTTCGTCAGTACCAGAAGGTCAATTCCCATGCCCAGATTTCCGAAGCCACGCCCCATCGCCTGGTGCAGATGCTGATGGAGGGCGGCCTCGATCGCATGGCCCAGGCCAAGGGCGCCATGGCGCGCGGCGATATCGCGGAGAAGGGCCTGATGCTCGGCAAGGCGATCGACATCATCATCGGCTTGCGCGACGGCTTGTCGCCTGAAAAAAGCGAAAACCCGGAGTATGTCGAGAAGCTCGACGCCTTGTATGTGTACATGACCAATCGCCTGATGCAGGCCAACGTCGACAACGATGCCGGCATCATCGATGAAGTTGCCCAGTTGCTGATTACCGTTAAAAGCGGTTGGGACGGGATCGCCGACGCCCAGCCCGCCAGCTGA